In a genomic window of Erinaceus europaeus chromosome 12, mEriEur2.1, whole genome shotgun sequence:
- the NBEAL2 gene encoding neurobeachin-like protein 2 isoform X7, whose protein sequence is MAASERLCELWLLYYKQKDPGYLRQWLQAVAGASENTISLSSLEPCRPEEAGAEVPLLPLDALQVLAEQLAEGGPEEVLQLLKVFIVLCRNLQNVEAGWGPVLVPHVLALLTQLVTKLKEPEVPHNHNHNGDGPQPESAAPQDGPGSPLEDVALHALLLCEGLFDPYQAWRRRHSGEPAGCRALAPGGAATAHPRLRRCPGRRKGERAEGCERRCRAGPAGCGAGLGLPAGRGLGPGPPCTAAGPGGAEAIPMMLACEDRPVLQATFLSNNCFEHLMRLVQNSKVLDQDADAIAVHVVRVLTCIMNGSPSAKEVFKERIGYAHLHEVLQSHGPPTHRLLQELLNMAVEGEHSVSPPPPIHNEQPVLVLTQWLPTLPTAELRLFLAQRLRWLCDSGPASRATCVQAGLVGCLLETLSTGPALGAPCQEQLLALLQALGRVSLRPSELRRLLRPPDGLESAQDGAAAASWGARHAGTVIRALSGMARHQGPTRALRYFDLTPGMAGIMVPPVQRWPGPGFTFHAWLCLHPTATSPAPALARALQRKQLYSFFTSGGSGFEAFFTAAGTLVVAVCTRREYLTVSLPEVPFADSAWHCVAVVHMPGRRPFSQSLVHIYKDGSLLKTAPLRCPSLGEPFSSCCIGSAGHRTTTTTTGLPAPPGAAALAHSHPSLTRSQSVPATAGLGWGSGLMAPLEEGSISSTLAGTQDTRWGSPTSLEGELGAVAIFHEALQPAALRALCTMGPNETAPFKPEGEFHELGSKLLLHYSPQACKNNICLDLSPSHGLDGRLTGHRVETWDVKDVVNCVGGMAALLPLLERVATQPQEAEAGPAETHDLVGPELTSGHSAQGLVLPLGKSSEERMERNTVAAFLLMLKNFVQGHTVNQESLVQCQGPAIIGALLRKVPPWAMDMNVLMSAQLLMEQVAVEGGGPLLYLLYQHLLFNFPLWTLSDFAVRLGHIQYISSIVREHRQRLRKKYGVQFILDALRMHYGPQRERPLAADDLRTMQTALLGLAREFLVRSASTEDLQVVLNFLTVAGDDNQLVGALDLLLALLQASPSQEPLAIFLLEPRNLEVLLALLLRPGSLPLLPDRVCKVLRRMQQNERLPERSRQRLRLRECGLQGLVACLPEGTVAPQLCQGLYKLFLGTDCLDLSDLLAAVQLSLQADLSVRLDICRQLFHLIYGQPDVVQLLARQPGWQDVLTRLYVLEAATAGSPLPCPPETPTSPESALARPPSESPEPSDVFLPSEGPCPDPDAVYQALSPFCTPFDLGLERASVGSGNTAGCGSGTLTPASQPSTPSPLDGPRPFPAAPGRHSSSLSNVLEDGSLPEPAVGGDDASNNSNPQQTCEEELCNLLTNVLFSVTWRGVEGTDEAAWRERGQVFSVLTQLGASATLVRPPDYIKRSLLEMMLESALTDIREAPPGGLAGLGQQALWLLRLLQDFLCAEGHGNQELWSEKLFEGVCSLLDRLGAWPHLADGTADLREMAQIGLRLVLGYVLLEDPQLHAQAYVKLHSLLQTSVPMRREEACYVLSKLEAALARALDTPRDGQPPATVAAATTERCSWLVPLVRTLLDRAYGPLGLQWGLPSLPPTNGSPTFFEDFQDFCATPEWRHFIDKQVQPIMSQFEMDTYAKSHDLMSGFWNACYDTLMSGGQRRQRQRALSRRAFQELVLEPVQHRARLEGLRYGSALKQQAAQHATALLHWGVLWRQLSSPCGAWALRDPPTPHWKLSCAETYSRMRLKLVPNHHFNPHLEASALRDNLGESEGPLTPTEETSLPLAVTKEAKVSTVPEALQEDQLGEDELAALELAMEATELGQQHEKLVLSAECQLVTVVAVVPGLLEVTTQHVYFYDGSAERVETEEGIGHDFRRPLAQLREVHLRRFNLRRSALELFFIDQANYFLNFPSRAGGAPASSPAPRPQPCPSPPHTQVRNQVYSWLLRLHPHCQGYLSSRSPQDMLRASGLTQKWVQREISNFEYLMQLNTIAGRTYNDLSQYPVFPWVLQDYVSPILDLSNPAVFRDLSKPIGVVNPKHAQLVREKYESFEDPAGTIDKFHYGTHYSNAAGVMHYLIRVEPFTSLHVQLQSGRFDCSDRQFHSVAAAWQARLESPADVKELIPEFFFFPDFLENQNGFDLGCLQLTNEKVGDVVLPPWASSPEDFIQQHRQALESEYVSAHLHEWIDLIFGYKQRGPAAEEALNVFYYCTYEGAVDLDHVADERERKALEGIISNFGQTPCQLLKEPHPARLSAEEAAQRLARLDTNSPSIFQHLDQLKAFFAEVISDGVPVVLALVPHRQSHSFISQSSPDLLVTVSASGLLGTHSWLPYDRNINNYFSFSKDPNMGSPKTQRLLSGPWVPGSDVNGRALAVAPDGKLLFSGGHWDGSLRVTSLPRGKLLSQLRHHLDVVTCLALDTCGIYLISGSRDTTCMVWQLLQQGGLSVGLATKPVQVLYGHEAAVSCVAISTELDMAVSGSEDGTVIIHTVRRGQFVATLRPPGAALPGPVSHLALGSEGQIVVQSSARERPGAQVTCSLHLYSVNGRLRASRPLREQPTALAVAEDFVLLGTAQCALHILRLDKLLPAAPPLPMKVPIRSVAVTKERSHVLVGLEDGKLIVVGSGRPSEVRSGQFARKLWRSSSRRISQVSSGETEYNPAEAR, encoded by the exons AAGGACCCGGGCTACCTGCGGCAGTGGCTGCAGGCCGTCGCGGGGGCCTCTGAGAACaccatctccctgtcctctctggaGCCGTGCAG GCCGGAGGAGGCGGGCGCCGAGGTGCCCCTGCTGCCCCTGGATGCCCTGCAGGTGCTGGCCGAGCAGCTGGCGGAGGGGGGCCCGGAGGAAGTCCTGCAACTTCTCAAGGTCTTCATCGTGCTCTGCAG GAACCTGCAGAATGTGGAGGCGGGCTGGGGCCCGGTGCTGGTGCCCCATGTGCTGGCACTGCTCACACAGCTGGTGACCAAG CTGAAAGAACCCGAAGTCCCGCACAACCACAACCACAACGGGGACGGGCCCCAGCCAGAGAGCGCAGCCCCTCAGGATGGCCCCGGGTCCCCACTGGAGGACGTGGCCCTGCACGCCCTGCTTCTCTGCGAGGGTCTCTTTGACCCCTACCAGGCCTGGCGGCGCCGGCACAGCGG AGAGCCTGCAGGATGCCGAGCGCTTGCCCCCGGCGGTGCTGCTACGGCTCATCCACGTCTTCGGCGCTGTCCTGGCCGGCGGAAAG gagaaCGGGCAGAGGGCTGTGAGCGCCGGTGCCGTGCAGGGCCTGCTGGGTGTGGTGCGGGGCTGGGGCTGCCGGCCGGCCGTGGACTCGGCCCGGGACCGCCGTGTACTGCCGCTGGCCCTGGAGGCGCTG AGGCCATCCCCATGATGCTGGCCTGTGAGGACCGGCCGGTGCTGCAGGCCACCTTCCTCAGCAACAACTGCTTTGAACACCTGATGCGCCTTGTCCAGAACAGCAAG GTGCTGGACCAGGACGCGGACGCCATCGCGGTCCACGTGGTCAGGGTGCTGACCTGCATCATGAACGGCTCCCCCTCGGCCAAG GAGGTGTTTAAGGAACGCATCGGCTATGCCCACCTGCACGAGGTCCTGCAGAGCCACGGCCCGCCCACCCACCGCCTGCTGCAAGAGTTGCTCAACATG GCCGTGGAGGGCGAGCACAGCGTAAGCCCACCGCCCCCCATCCACAACGAGCAGCCGGTGCTGGTGCTGACGCAGTGGCTGCCAACGCTGCCCACCGCCGAGCTGCGCCTCTTCCTCGCCCAACGCCTCCGGTGGCTCTGTGACAGCGGCCCCGCCAGCCGCGCCACGTGTGTGCAGGCAGGCCTGGTGGGCTGCCTGCTGGAGACGCTCAGCACAGGGCCGGCCCTGGGGGCCCCCTGCCAGGAGCAACTGCTGGCGCTGCTGCAAGCCCTGGGCCGGGTGTCGCTGAGGCCCTCGGAACTCCGCCGCCTGCTGCGGCCCCCGGACGGGCTGGAGTCGGCGCAGGACGGAGCCGCGGCCGCGTCTTGGGGCGCCCGCCACGCCGGCACAGTGATCCGGGCGCTGTCGGGAATGGCCCGGCACCAGGGCCCCACGCGCGCCCTGCGCTACTTTGACCTCACACCCGGCATGGCGGGGATCATGGTCCCCCCCGTCCAGCGCTGGCCGGGGCCGGGGTTCACGTTCCACGCCTGGCTCTGCCTGCACCCCACGGCGACCTCGCCCGCCCCGGCCCTGGCTCGAGCGCTCCAGCGAAAGCAGCTGTACAG CTTCTTCACCAGCGGCGGCTCCGGGTTTGAGGCCTTCTTCACGGCGGCGGGGACCCTGGTGGTGGCCGTGTGCACGAGGAGGGAGTACCTGACCGTGAGCCTGCCCGAAGTGCCCTTTGCCGACTCTGCCTGG CACTGCGTGGCCGTCGTCCACATGCCTGGGCGCCGGCCCTTCAGCCAGAGCCTGGTCCACATCTACAAAGACGGCTCCCTGCTGAAGACGGCCCCCCTCCGCTGCCCCTCCCTCGGCGAG CCCTTCTCCTCCTGCTGCATCGGCTCCGCTGGTCACcgcacaaccaccaccaccacggggCTGCCCGCACCACCTGGCGCTGCCGCCCTGGCTCACAGCCACCCCTCCCTCACCCGCTCCCAGTCAGTCCCGGCCACCGCCGGCCTCGGCTGGGGGTCTGGGCTGATGGCCCCCCTGGAGGAGGGCAGCATCAGCTCCACCCTTGCAGGCACCCAGGACACTCGGTGGGGTAGCCCCACATCCCTGGAGGGAGAGCTGGGCGCCGTGGCCATCTTCCACGAAGCCCTGCAGCCGGCCGCCCTGCGGGCCCTGTGCACCATGG ggcccaACGAGACAGCCCCCTTCAAGCCTGAGGGTGAGTTCCACGAACTTGGCTCCAAGCTGCTTCTCCACTACTCACCtcag gCCTGTAAGAACAACATCTGCCTGGACCTGTCCCCCAGCCACGGGCTGGACGGCCGCCTGACGGGCCACAGGGTGGAGACGTGGGACGTGAAG GATGTGGTGAACTGTGTGGGAGGCATGGCTGCCCTGCTGCCCCTGCTGGAGCGCGtggccacccagccccaggaggcCGAGGCAGGTCCGGCCGAAACGCACGACCTCGTGGGGCCCGAGCTCACATCTGGCCACAGTGCCCAGGGCCTGGTGCTCCCTCTGGGCAAGTCCTCAG AGGAGCGGATGGAGCGGAACACGGTCGCCGCCTTTCTGCTGATGCTGAAGAACTTCGTGCAAGGCCACACTGTCAACCAGGAGAGCCTGGTGCAGTGCCAGGGGCCCGCCATCATCGGGGCCCTCCTGCGCAAG gtccCCCCCTGGGCCATGGACATGAACGTGCTCATGTCCGCCCAGCTGCTGATGGAGCAGGTGGCCGTGGAGGGCGGCGGGCCCCTCCTCTACCTGCTGTACCAGCACCTGCTCTTCAACTTCCCCCTCTGGACGCTCAGCGACTTTGCCGTGCGCCTCG GCCACATCCAGTACATATCCAGCATCGTCCGCGAGCACAGACAGAGGCTGCGGAAGAAGTACGGGGTCCAGTTCATTCTCGACGCCCTGCGCATGCACTACGG CCCGCAGCGGGAGCGCCCCCTGGCGGCCGACGACCTGCGCACAATGCAGACGGCGCTCCTGGGCCTGGCCCGGGAGTTCCTGGTGCGGAGCGCCTCCACTGAGGACTTGCAGGTGGTGCTGAACTTTCTGACCGTTGCGGGTGATGATAACCAG CTGGTGGGTGCCTTGGACCTGCTGCTGGCCCTGCTGCAGGCATCGCCCTCCCAGGagcctctggccatcttcctgcTGGAGCCGAGGAACCTGGAGGTCCTGCTGGCGCTGCTGCTGCGGCCAGGGTCCCTGCCCCTGCTTCCTGACCGAGTTTGCAAG GTCCTGCGCAGGATGCAGCAGAACGAGCGTTTGCCCGAACGCAGCCGCCAGCGTCTCCGGCTGCGAGAATGTGGCCTCCAGGGTCTCGTCGCCTGCCTGCCTGAGGGCACTGTCGCCCCCCAGCTCTGCCAGGGCCTGTACAAACTGTTCCTGGGGACAG ACTGCCTGGACCTCTCAGACCTGCTGGCTGCGGTACAGCTGTCCCTCCAGGCTGACCTCAGCGTCCGCCTGGACATCTGTCGCCAG CTCTTCCACCTCATCTACGGACAGCCGGATGTCGTGCAGCTGTTGGCCCGGCAGCCCGGCTGGCAGGACGTGCTGACGCGACTGTATGTCCTGGAAGCGGCCACGGCCGGCAGCCCCCTGCCCTGTCCCCCCGAGACACCCACCTCCCCGGAGTCAGCCCTAGCCCGGCCCCCCTCGGAGTCGCCCGAGCCTTCTGATGTCTTCCTGCCCTCCGAGGGCCCCTGCCCCGACCCTGACGCCGTTTACCAAGCTCTCTCTCCGTTCTGCACGCCCTTCGACCTGGGCCTGGAACGGGCCAGTGTGGGCTCGGGCAACACCGCTGGCTGCGGCAGCGGGACTCTGACCCCCGCCAGCCAGCCCAGCACACCCTCCCCGCTGGATGGGCCCCGGCCCTTCCCTGCCGCCCCGGGCCGCCACAGCTCCAGCCTCTCCAACGTGCTGGAGGACGGCAGCCTCCCGGAGCCCGCGGTCGGCGGGGATGACGCCTCCAACAACAGCAACCCTCAG CAAACCTGCGAGGAGGAGCTGTGCAACCTGCTCACCAACGTGCTGTTCTCAGTGACGTGGCGCGGCGTGGAGGGCACTGACGAGGCCGCCTGGCGGGAGCGTGGCCAGGTCTTCTCTGTGCTCACCCAGCTGGGGGCCTCGGCCACTCTGGTGCGCCCGCCGGACTACATCAAGCGCAG CCTCCTGGAGATGATGCTGGAGTCAGCCCTGACCGACATCAGAGAGGCGCCCCCGGGCGGCCTGGCCGGCCTGGGCCAGCAGGCGCTCTGGCTGCTGCGGCTGCTGCAGGACTTCCTGTGCGCCGAGGGGCACGGGAACCAGGAGCTGTGGAGCGAGAAG CTCTTCGAGGGCGTGTGCAGCCTGCTGGACCGCCTGGGAGCGTGGCCGCACCTGGCCGACGGCACGGCCGACCTCCGCGAGATGGCACAGATCGGCCTGCGCCTGGTGCTGGGCTACGTCCTGCTGGAGGACCCCCAG CTGCACGCCCAGGCCTACGTGAAGCTGCACTCGCTGCTGCAGACGTCGGTGCCCATGCGCCGCGAGGAGGCCTGCTACGTGCTGTCCAAGCTGGAGGCCGCGCTGGCCCGGGCCCTCGACACCCCCCGGGACGGGCAGCCCCCCGCCACGGTGGCCGCGGCCACCACGGAACGCTGCTCGTGGCTGGTGCCGCTGGTGCGCACGCTGCTGGACCGCGCCTACGGGCCCCTGGGGCTGCAGTGGGGGCTGCCCTCCCTGCCGCCCACCAACGGCAGCCCCACCTTCTTCGAGGACTTCCAGGACTTCTGTGCCACCCCCGAGTGGCGCCACTTCATCGACAAGCAG GTGCAGCCCATCATGTCGCAGTTCGAGATGGACACCTACGCCAAGAGCCACGACCTCATGTCGGGCTTCTGGAACGCCTGCTACGACACCCTCATGAGCGGCGGGCAGAGGCGCCAGCGCCAGCGGGCCCTGAGCCGCAGGGCCTTCCAG gaGCTGGTGCTGGAGCCGGTGCAGCATCGGGCGCGCCTGGAGGGGCTGCGCTATGGCTCGGCGCTGAAGCAGCAGGCGGCCCAGCACGCCACGGCCCTGCTGCACTGGGGCGTCCTGTGGcggcagctctccagcccctgtggGGCCTGGGCCCTGAG GGACCCGCCCACCCCACACTGGAAGCTGTCCTGTGCAGAGACGTACTCGCGCATGCGGCTCAAGCTAGTGCCTAACCATCACTTCAACCCTCACCTGGAAGCCAGTGCCCTGCGTGACAACCTGGGTGAGA gtgagggcccCCTGACACCCACTGAGGAGACCTCGCTGCCTCTAGCGGTGACCAAAGAGGCCAAAGTCAGCACTGTCCCTGAGGCGCTTCAGGAAGACCAGCTGGGCGAGGATGAGCTGGCCGCTCTGGAGCTGGC GATGGAGGCGACGGAGCTGGGTCAGCAGCATGAGAAGCTGGTGCTGTCTGCCGAGTGCCAGCTGGTCACGGTGGTGGCCGTGGTCCCCGGGCTGCTGGAGGTCACCACGCAGCACGTGTACTTCTACGACGGCAGCGCCGAGCGTGTGGAGACCGAAGAGG gtatcGGCCATGACTTTCGGCGCCCGCTGGCCCAGCTGCGGGAGGTCCATCTCCGCCGCTTCAACCTGCGCCGTTCGGCGCTGGAGCTCTTCTTCATCGACCAGGCCAACTACTTCCTCAACTTCCCCAGCAGGGCCGGGGGAGCCCCGGCCTCGTCCCCCGCGcccaggccccagccctgccccagcccGCCCCACACCCAGGTGCGGAACCAGGTGTACTCGTGGCTCCTGCGCCTGCACCCCCACTGCCAGGGCTACCTGAGCAGCCGCTCCCCCCAGGACATGCTGCGAGCTTCGGGCCTTACCCAG AAATGGGTACAGCGTGAGATATCCAACTTTGAGTACTTGATGCAACTCAACACCATCGCCGGGCGCACCTACAACGACTTGTCTCAGTACCCCGTG TTCCCCTGGGTCCTGCAGGACTACGTGTCCCCCATCCTGGACCTCAGCAACCCGGCCGTCTTCCGGGACCTGTCGAAGCCCATTGGTGTGGTGAACCCCAAGCACGCCCAGCTAGTGAGGGAGAA GTACGAGAGCTTCGAGGACCCGGCTGGCACCATCGACAAGTTCCACTACGGCACCCACTACTCCAACGCGGCGGGCGTGATGCACTACCTCATCCGAGTGGAGCCCTTCACCTCCCTGCACGTCCAGCTGCAGAGTGGCCG CTTTGACTGCTCCGACCGGCAGTTCCACTCGGTGGCCGCAGCCTGGCAGGCCCGCCTGGAGAGCCCGGCCGACGTGAAGGAGCTTATCCCagagttcttcttcttccccGACTTCCTGGAGAACCAGAACG GCTTCGACCTGGGCTGCCTCCAGCTGACCAACGAGAAGGTGGGGGACGTGGTGCTGCCCCCCTGGGCCAGCTCTCCTGAGGACTTCATCCAGCAGCACCGCCAGGCCCTG GAGTCAGAGTACGTGTCCGCCCACCTGCACGAGTGGATCGACCTGATCTTCGGCTACAAGCAGCGGGGGCCAGCGGCGGAGGAGGCGCTCAACGTCTTCTACTACTGCACCTATGAGG GGGCCGTGGACCTGGACCATGTGGCGGACGAGCGGGAACGGAAAGCCCTGGAAGGCATCATCAGCAACTTTGGGCAGACTCCCTGCCAGCTGCTGAAG GAGCCACACCCGGCTCGGCTGTCGGCTGAGGAGGCAGCCCAGCGCCTGGCACGTCTGGACACTAACTCACCTAGCATATTCCAGCACCTGGACCAACTCAAGGCCTTCTTCGCGGAG GTCATCAGTGACGGTGTGCCCGTGGTGCTGGCCCTGGTGCCCCACCGACAGTCCCACTCCTTCATCAGCCAGAGCTCCCCGGACCTGCTG GTGACCGTGAGTGCCAGTGGGCTGCTGGGCACCCACAGCTGGCTGCCCTACGACCGCAACATAAACAACTACTTCAGCTTCAGCAAAGACCCCAACATGGGCAGCCCCAA GACGCAGCGACTGCTCAGTGGCCCTTGGGTGCCGGGCAGCGACGTGAACGGACGAGCCCTGGCGGTGGCCCCGGACGGAAAGCTGCTGTTCAGTGGCGGCCACTGGGACGGCAGCCTGCGAGTGACCTCACTCCCCCGGGGCAAGCTGCTCAGCCAGCTCCGCCATCACCTGG ACGTGGTGACCTGCCTTGCACTGGATACCTGTGGCATCTACCTCATTTCAGGCTCCCGGGACACCACGTGCATGGTGTGGCAGCTCCTGCAGCAG GGTGGTCTCTCGGTAGGGCTGGCAACAAAGCCGGTGCAGGTCTTGTATGGGCACGAGGCTGCCGTGAGCTGCGTGGCCATCAGCACTGAACTCGACATGGCCGTGTCTGGATCTGAG GACGGGACTGTGATCATCCACACCGTACGCCGTGGCCAGTTCGTGGCGACACTCCGGCCTCCGGGAGCCGCGCTGCCGGGCCCCGTGTCCCACCTGGCACTGGGCTCTGAGGGTCAGATCGTGGTGCAGAGCTCAGCACGGGAGCGTCCGGGAGCCCAG GTCACCTGCTCCCTGCACCTGTACTCGGTGAACGGCCGGCTGCGGGCGTCGCGGCCTCTGAGGGAGCAACCCACCGCGCTGGCGGTGGCGGAGGACTTTGTCCTGCTGGGCACGGCCCAGTGTGCCTTGCACATCCTGCGCCTCGACAA GCTGCTGCCCGCGGCGCCGCCCCTGCCCATGAAGGTGCCCATCCGCAGCGTGGCCGTGACCAAGGAGCGCAGCCACGTGCTCGTGGGCCTGGAGGACGGCAAGCTGATCGTGGTGGGCTCGGGCCGGCCCTCCGAG GTGCGCAGCGGCCAGTTCGCGCGGAAGCTGTGGCGCTCGTCGTCGCGGCGCATCTCGCAGGTGTCCTCCGGGGAGACCGAGTACAACCCCGCCGAGGCCCGCTGA